In Acropora palmata chromosome 7, jaAcrPala1.3, whole genome shotgun sequence, one genomic interval encodes:
- the LOC141885971 gene encoding uncharacterized protein LOC141885971 produces the protein MSEIDKLLEQIIERFEESDWESGDKGEQGERSKTEDRKKAEEMRKLSMEKLGETLKRKGEEDGGATPRKRASGSETIVYLREKAERDFDLKKEEMETGKRDQAQQLQMFQYMQQQLQQQQQQQQQQMQLRHQQQQLQTQLLMTLIVWFQKISIPPPPRKGLDFPGSRGGQFA, from the coding sequence atgtCAGAAATCGACAAGCTACTGGAACAGATTATCGAGAGATTTGAGGAAAGTGACTGGGAGTCAGGAGATAAGGGGGAACAAGGTGAAAGAAGTAAAACTGAGGATAGGAAGAAGGCAGAAGAAATGAGAAAGCTCTCCATGGAGAAACTGGGTGAgaccttgaaaagaaaaggagaagaagatgGTGGAGCAACCCCAAGAAAAAGGGCAAGTGGATCAGAAACCATTGTGTATCTGAGAGAAAAGGCAGAGAGAGATTTTGACTTAAAGAAAGAAGAGATGGAAACAGGGAAGAGGGACCAAGCACAACAGCTACAAATGTTTCAATACATGCAGCAACAGctgcaacaacagcaacaacaacaacaacaacaaatgcaGCTACGACATCAGCAGCAGCAGCTACAAACTCAATTACTAATGACACTTATtgtgtggttccagaaaatatccatacccccccccccacggAAGGGATTGGATTTTCCAGGGAGTAGGGGGGGTCAATTTGCCTAA